GCGGTGCGTGGGTTCATGCTTGATGCGGATGGCTTATTTCGGCGCTAGTTTACGTGATTGTGACAACTACGCCAAACTCTTGCTGGCGATCTCATAGACATCCTTGGACAGATGCTCGGTAGCGACGATACGCTGTAATTGCTGTTTCATCAAGCCCTGCCGGGCTGCGTCATAACGCCGCCATTGCGCCAATCCGGTTACCATCCGCGAGGCGATTTGCGGATTGAGGGTATTTAGCGCCAACACTTGGTCGGCCAGGAAGCGGTAGCCCTCGCCGTTAATGGCATGGAAATGCAGTGGATTGGCCTGGCTGAAGGCGCCAATCAATGAGCGCACGCGGTTGGGCGTTTTCATATCAAAAGCCGGATGTTTCATCAAGGCCTGCACGGTGGCAAAGGTGTTGGGCATGCTGCTTGTAGCTTGCAAGGTAAACCATTTGTCGATGACCAGCGCTTCTTGCCGCCATTGTACGTAAAAACTATCCAGACTTCTGGCCTTGGCCGGATGGTTACTGTTGACGATAGCCGACAACGCCGCCAACTGATCGGTCATATTCCGGGCGCTGTAAAATTGCTGCTCGGCAATATGATAAACGTCCGCATTTTCCAGCTTGCTCAAATAACTCAAACAGGCATTTTTCAAGCGCCGCCGCCCCACCGCTCCGGCATCGAAACTACCGGATTCGTCGCGGTGATGTTGCACATACAGTTGCTTAAACTCGGTTTGCAATTGCTCGGCCAGAGTTTTTTTCACAAATTCGCGGGCTTGATGAATGGCTTCAACATCAATAACAGCCATCTGCCCGGACAAATAACTTTCTTCCGGCAGCGCCAACAACAGCGCTTGATAAGACAAATCACCGCCGCTATCGGTCAACACGCTGCGATAGGCATCGACAATAACCGGCTCCAACTGCAAAGGCCGGCCCAACTCAATCGCGTCGATCAACTTGAAAATCACCTGCACAGCCAGTTGCTGTCCCGCTTCCCAGCGGTTAAAGGTATCGCTGTCGTGCCGCAGCAGAAACGCCAATTCGTCCAGGCTACGCTCCATTTTTAGCGTGACCGGCGCCGAAAAACCTCTTAGCAGCGACACAACCGGCGGCTGCGGCAGCTGAGCAAAGCTAAAGGTTTGCTCAGCTTCGGTGACATTCAACGTGATTTCCGCCTGACTGGAATCGTTGTAATGAATCTGCGCAGCCGAACCGTCGGCAGCCAGCAAACCCAGCTTCACCGGGATATGTAGCGGCGCTTTCACCGGTTGATTAGGCGTAGGCGGACAATTTTGTTGAATGGTCAAATGCAGTTGTTGAGATTTGGAATCGTATTGCTGGCTCACCATCAACACCGGCGTACCGGCTTGCGAATACCAAAGTCGAAACTGCTTCAACTCCACGCCGTTGGCGTCTTCCAGCGCCTTGACAAAATCCTCGCAAGTCACCGCCTGGCCGTCATGGCGTTGAAAATATAAATCACAGCCTTTTCTGAAACCAGCCGCGCCCAGCAAGGTGTGCAGCATCCGCACTACTTCCGCGCCTTTTTCATAGACGGTTAGCGTGTAGAAATTGTTGATTTCGATATAGGCTTCCGGACGAATCGGATGCGCCAACGGGCCGGCATCTTCGGCAAACTGCCGCGTGCGCAAGGCGTTGACATCTTCTATGCGTTTTACGGCCGGCGAAGTCCGATCACCGCTGAATTGCTGGTCGCGAAATACGGTAAAACCTTCTTTCAAACTCAATTGAAACCAGTCGCGGCAAGTCACCCGGTTCCCGGACCAGTTGTGAAAATACTCGTGGCCGATTACGCCTTCGATGTGTTCGTAATCGCTGTCGGTGGCGGTGTCGGGCCGGGCCAGCACGAATTTGGTGTTGAATACGTTCAAGCCTTTGTTTTCCATCGCGCCCATATTGAAATGGTCGACCGCGACGATCATGTACAAATCCAGGTCGTATTCCAAACCGTAAGTTTCTTCATCCCAACGCATGGCGTTTTTTAAAGACTGCATGGCGTGCGCGCATTTGTCGACGTTATGCTGCTCGACGAATATCTCCAACGCGATACGGCGACCGCTCATCGTGATGAACTCGTCAGCCACGCACTCCAGTTGTCCTGCCACCAGCGCAAACAAATAGCAAGGCTTGGCGAAGGGATCTTCCCAACTCACCCAATGC
The window above is part of the Methylomonas sp. ZR1 genome. Proteins encoded here:
- the pepN gene encoding aminopeptidase N translates to MRDASPQTVFLKDYTPPEYLIEQIELNFDLDEQHTQVRSTLNLRRNPQSQDSSTALTLLGEELQLVSIAIDGQALEQNQYALGEEALVVHEVPQDRPFQIVIENVINPQANTALEGLYLSSSMLCTQCEAQGFRKITWFLDRPDVMSRFKTTLTGDKSKYPVLLSNGNKTGSGDLENNRHWVSWEDPFAKPCYLFALVAGQLECVADEFITMSGRRIALEIFVEQHNVDKCAHAMQSLKNAMRWDEETYGLEYDLDLYMIVAVDHFNMGAMENKGLNVFNTKFVLARPDTATDSDYEHIEGVIGHEYFHNWSGNRVTCRDWFQLSLKEGFTVFRDQQFSGDRTSPAVKRIEDVNALRTRQFAEDAGPLAHPIRPEAYIEINNFYTLTVYEKGAEVVRMLHTLLGAAGFRKGCDLYFQRHDGQAVTCEDFVKALEDANGVELKQFRLWYSQAGTPVLMVSQQYDSKSQQLHLTIQQNCPPTPNQPVKAPLHIPVKLGLLAADGSAAQIHYNDSSQAEITLNVTEAEQTFSFAQLPQPPVVSLLRGFSAPVTLKMERSLDELAFLLRHDSDTFNRWEAGQQLAVQVIFKLIDAIELGRPLQLEPVIVDAYRSVLTDSGGDLSYQALLLALPEESYLSGQMAVIDVEAIHQAREFVKKTLAEQLQTEFKQLYVQHHRDESGSFDAGAVGRRRLKNACLSYLSKLENADVYHIAEQQFYSARNMTDQLAALSAIVNSNHPAKARSLDSFYVQWRQEALVIDKWFTLQATSSMPNTFATVQALMKHPAFDMKTPNRVRSLIGAFSQANPLHFHAINGEGYRFLADQVLALNTLNPQIASRMVTGLAQWRRYDAARQGLMKQQLQRIVATEHLSKDVYEIASKSLA